The following proteins are co-located in the Deinococcus metallilatus genome:
- a CDS encoding VWA domain-containing protein, whose amino-acid sequence MSFGQPLWLLLGLLAALLVFLHRQRRAHRAAEVGSLHLWRRLAAEHVPERARRLPRLSAALLLQLLVLGLLALALARPGLGRDPAGGADTLVLLDASRAMRAADVRPDRFTAAARDTARQLGGRVTVLLVGEHVTPLAVNRDDRDAVRRALLSAQATDGLADWATAGRTVQTFQGKAHPRVLAFAAPSTFAAAQAALAGLNAEVRTVGGPLTNAALTRFEVMPGAVGAAWTLRGAARLYGSPGQRTLTVTLDGQPLARRTLTLVPGQEVPFALTFTPGRGGVLRAALDADGLPADDAAQAVLRPTPLPLRVALLGEAAGDVRRALLALPGVVLSPTRTLAADADLVVVTAPGVTGQAVRPTLWLNAPQTSGLPVTPTTWNDRDPLSRGVTWADLTLGAPATPVQPWPDGEALLSGPQGPLIERRGAGGAPEVRVNFPVEAASWTRTPAWPTFLRNVALAAQPDAGERVVPPCTVGEPCPLPPGRPLTGPEGQALGTPNSFTPLRAGVYRVGGEPLAVNRLAGPEADLTAGAGKTALLPRSLTLPSGWPLWSGLLALALVLLLAEGVLAVRAEPALRRGRWGRLRPAQRRMLALHAAAAVLLGLALLNVPLPAPGRPRAAALVLPPDTANPAGLPNITRVWGTAVPRLTPTGAAPARTGDVADAVEFAAATLPAASERTVLLSGDRWPASSRLPDVLAALRGQGVTVHAVRSAGAPALELRALTVPAQVPAGQAFALQAAVRSAQPTTLRVTLRRGATLIVQDTLTVPAGDTRLALPLREDRPGLAGYTLTLRGETAGVEGQAATQVTAPPRVAVVGGDAAARTLLGRALAVQGLQAVPLAPAALGASDLKGLGSVTLLDVPARDLSADIRTALEAWVRRGGHLVIGGGPHAFGPGGYLGTPLEALSPLSSRVPRDAPRLALGLLLDKSGSMNETVAGNVTKLDLIKAAALTAAGLLHAQSDVAVIAFDTAPKVAVPLQRADNPARLRAQIGRIEAEGGTVVWRALEAGLKQLQASGASSKHLILLSDGIDGGIFNPDQYEQLVRRIRATGITVSTVSVGSGMHIPLMRDIARWGEGTFHLTQDWRNVPSLLAQDALDQGQPAVTSAPTPVQWPGTDGTGRPQQVGGYTHTSLQPGATLLARTGSGDPLAASWRVGLGRVTALGTQLAGGWVNGWTARPTYPAQLAALIRAEGESGGAPRTLEADGLDLIVRGPGPTLTLDGPAGSRAVALHADGTGGFVGRLETPGAGGYSTPDAALGLPAPVRDPALLQRIVAATGGGWLDTPALPAASGRGWAWRPAWPAFALLALLAFLLGLAFRSLPEGRFRFPRAAWFPVRQRRG is encoded by the coding sequence GTGAGCTTCGGTCAGCCCCTCTGGCTGCTGCTGGGGCTGCTGGCGGCGCTGCTCGTCTTCCTGCACCGGCAGCGCCGGGCGCACCGGGCGGCGGAGGTCGGGAGCCTGCACCTGTGGCGGCGGCTGGCGGCCGAACACGTCCCCGAACGGGCCAGGCGGCTGCCGCGCCTGAGTGCGGCGCTGCTGCTGCAACTGCTGGTGCTGGGCCTGCTGGCGCTGGCCCTGGCCCGGCCCGGCCTGGGGAGGGACCCGGCGGGCGGGGCGGACACGCTGGTGCTGCTGGACGCTTCCCGCGCCATGCGCGCGGCGGACGTCCGCCCGGACCGCTTCACCGCCGCCGCGCGGGACACCGCCCGGCAACTGGGCGGGCGCGTCACCGTGCTGCTGGTGGGCGAACACGTCACGCCGCTCGCCGTGAACCGCGACGACCGCGACGCGGTGCGCCGGGCACTGCTCAGCGCCCAGGCGACCGACGGCCTGGCGGACTGGGCCACAGCGGGAAGAACGGTGCAGACCTTCCAGGGAAAAGCCCATCCCCGCGTGCTGGCCTTTGCCGCGCCGTCCACCTTCGCCGCCGCCCAGGCAGCCCTCGCGGGCCTGAACGCCGAGGTGAGAACGGTCGGGGGTCCCCTGACCAACGCGGCCCTCACCCGCTTCGAGGTGATGCCCGGTGCGGTGGGGGCGGCCTGGACACTGCGGGGAGCGGCCCGCCTGTACGGCTCCCCCGGCCAGCGGACCCTCACCGTCACGCTGGACGGGCAGCCCCTCGCGCGGCGGACCCTCACGCTGGTTCCCGGGCAGGAGGTGCCCTTCGCCCTGACCTTCACCCCCGGGCGCGGCGGCGTGCTGCGCGCGGCCCTCGACGCCGACGGCCTGCCCGCAGACGATGCCGCGCAGGCCGTGCTGCGGCCCACACCCCTGCCGCTGCGGGTGGCCCTGCTCGGGGAGGCGGCGGGCGACGTGCGGCGCGCGCTGCTGGCCCTGCCCGGGGTCGTCCTCTCCCCCACGCGCACCCTGGCGGCGGACGCGGACCTGGTGGTGGTGACGGCCCCCGGCGTGACGGGACAGGCCGTTCGCCCGACGTTGTGGCTGAACGCCCCGCAGACTTCCGGGCTGCCGGTCACGCCGACCACCTGGAATGACCGCGACCCGCTCAGCCGGGGGGTGACGTGGGCCGACCTCACCCTGGGCGCTCCCGCCACGCCTGTACAGCCCTGGCCGGACGGGGAGGCGCTGCTGTCCGGCCCGCAGGGTCCGCTCATCGAGCGGCGCGGCGCGGGGGGCGCGCCGGAGGTGCGCGTGAACTTCCCCGTCGAGGCGGCCTCGTGGACGCGGACCCCGGCCTGGCCCACCTTCCTGCGGAACGTGGCGCTCGCCGCGCAGCCAGATGCGGGCGAACGGGTGGTCCCGCCCTGCACGGTGGGCGAACCGTGCCCACTGCCGCCCGGTCGGCCGCTTACCGGCCCGGAGGGACAGGCGCTCGGGACGCCGAACAGCTTCACGCCACTGCGGGCAGGGGTGTACCGGGTGGGCGGCGAACCCCTCGCGGTGAACCGCCTCGCCGGGCCGGAAGCCGATCTGACGGCGGGGGCAGGAAAGACGGCCCTCCTCCCCCGCTCCCTGACCCTGCCCAGCGGGTGGCCGCTCTGGTCGGGGCTGCTGGCCCTGGCCCTGGTCCTGCTGCTGGCCGAGGGGGTGCTGGCGGTCCGGGCCGAACCGGCGTTGCGGCGGGGACGCTGGGGCAGGCTGCGCCCCGCCCAGCGGCGGATGCTGGCGCTGCACGCGGCGGCGGCCGTGCTGCTGGGGCTGGCCCTGCTGAACGTGCCGCTCCCGGCCCCGGGCCGCCCCCGGGCGGCGGCGCTCGTGCTGCCCCCGGACACCGCGAACCCGGCGGGGCTGCCGAACATTACCCGCGTGTGGGGCACTGCCGTTCCCCGGTTGACGCCCACCGGGGCCGCGCCCGCCCGTACAGGCGACGTGGCCGACGCCGTGGAATTCGCTGCCGCCACCCTGCCCGCCGCCTCCGAGCGCACGGTGCTGCTGAGTGGGGACCGCTGGCCCGCCTCGTCCCGGCTGCCGGACGTGCTGGCCGCGCTGCGTGGCCAGGGCGTGACCGTTCACGCGGTCCGCAGCGCGGGGGCACCGGCCCTCGAACTGCGCGCCCTGACGGTCCCGGCCCAGGTGCCCGCCGGGCAGGCCTTCGCCCTCCAGGCGGCCGTGCGGAGCGCGCAGCCGACCACCCTGCGGGTCACGCTGCGGCGGGGCGCGACACTGATCGTCCAGGACACCCTGACCGTGCCTGCCGGAGACACGCGCCTCGCCCTGCCCCTGCGCGAGGACCGGCCGGGGCTTGCCGGGTACACGCTGACCCTGCGGGGGGAGACGGCGGGGGTGGAGGGCCAGGCCGCCACCCAGGTGACCGCACCGCCCCGCGTGGCCGTGGTGGGGGGCGACGCGGCAGCCCGCACCCTGCTCGGCCGCGCGCTGGCCGTGCAGGGCTTGCAAGCAGTGCCCCTTGCCCCGGCGGCGCTGGGGGCGAGCGATCTGAAGGGCTTGGGCAGTGTGACGCTGCTCGACGTGCCCGCCCGCGACCTGAGTGCGGACATCCGGACGGCCCTGGAAGCCTGGGTGCGGCGGGGCGGACACCTGGTGATCGGCGGCGGCCCGCACGCCTTCGGGCCGGGCGGCTACCTGGGCACGCCGCTGGAGGCCCTCTCGCCCCTGTCCAGCCGCGTGCCCCGCGACGCGCCGCGCCTCGCGCTGGGCCTCCTGCTCGACAAGTCCGGCAGCATGAACGAGACGGTGGCCGGGAACGTGACCAAGCTCGACCTGATCAAGGCGGCGGCGCTGACGGCGGCGGGCCTGCTCCACGCGCAGAGCGACGTGGCCGTGATCGCCTTCGACACCGCCCCCAAAGTCGCGGTGCCCCTCCAGCGGGCGGATAATCCGGCGCGGCTGCGGGCCCAGATCGGGCGCATCGAGGCCGAGGGCGGGACGGTGGTGTGGCGCGCGCTGGAGGCGGGCCTGAAGCAGCTCCAGGCGTCGGGCGCGTCCAGCAAGCACCTGATCCTGCTGTCGGACGGCATCGACGGCGGCATCTTCAACCCCGACCAGTACGAGCAACTGGTGCGCCGCATCCGGGCGACCGGCATCACGGTCAGCACCGTCTCGGTGGGCAGCGGGATGCACATTCCCCTGATGCGCGACATCGCCCGCTGGGGCGAGGGCACCTTCCACCTCACCCAGGACTGGCGCAACGTGCCCAGTCTGCTGGCGCAGGACGCGCTCGACCAGGGCCAGCCCGCCGTGACGAGCGCCCCCACCCCCGTGCAGTGGCCGGGCACAGACGGGACAGGCCGCCCGCAACAGGTCGGCGGGTACACCCACACCAGCCTCCAGCCGGGGGCGACCCTGCTGGCCCGCACCGGGAGCGGCGACCCGCTGGCGGCCTCCTGGCGGGTGGGCCTGGGCCGGGTGACCGCGCTGGGCACGCAACTGGCAGGTGGCTGGGTGAACGGCTGGACCGCGCGGCCCACCTACCCGGCCCAGCTCGCCGCCCTCATCCGGGCCGAGGGGGAGAGCGGCGGCGCCCCCCGGACGCTGGAAGCCGACGGCCTGGACCTGATCGTGCGCGGGCCGGGGCCGACCTTGACCCTGGACGGCCCCGCCGGTTCCCGGGCCGTGGCCCTTCATGCGGACGGGACGGGCGGCTTCGTGGGTCGTCTGGAGACGCCGGGAGCAGGCGGGTACAGCACGCCGGACGCGGCGCTGGGTCTGCCCGCCCCGGTCCGTGATCCGGCCCTCCTCCAGCGCATCGTCGCCGCGACGGGGGGCGGGTGGCTGGATACGCCCGCCCTGCCCGCCGCCTCTGGCCGGGGGTGGGCCTGGCGCCCGGCCTGGCCCGCCTTCGCCCTGCTGGCGCTCCTGGCCTTCCTGCTGGGCCTCGCGTTCCGCTCTCTCCCGGAAGGCCGCTTCCGCTTCCCCCGCGCCGCCTGGTTCCCCGTGCGCCAGCGCCGGGGCTGA
- a CDS encoding DUF58 domain-containing protein — protein sequence MELPPALQQELARRRLTAPHARAQGGVGERPSRAKGAGIEFADHRPYQPGDDIRALDAVVTARLGTPVVREFVVAQQLPVLVVLDASASMRIGRPPKFGLAAGVAGALAFVALAGGDAVQAFTFGRSVRVSARLQGVNRATELLGWLGQAHAEGAGTLEEAVGRAASRAPRGALVILVSDFLSEDALRALDTAHARAQEVLAVQVLAPEEREPERLRAAPGRADPLRLDDVEGGGSAVVTLDDATLDRYRRALAAWTAELRAALARHGGRLVQVQADQPLGEVMLREFLARGIIR from the coding sequence ATGGAGTTGCCGCCCGCCCTCCAGCAGGAACTCGCCCGCCGCCGCCTGACCGCGCCCCACGCCCGCGCACAGGGCGGGGTGGGTGAGCGGCCCTCGCGGGCGAAGGGGGCCGGGATCGAGTTCGCCGACCACCGCCCCTACCAGCCCGGCGACGATATCCGCGCCCTCGACGCGGTGGTCACCGCCCGGCTGGGCACGCCGGTCGTGCGGGAATTCGTGGTGGCGCAGCAGCTCCCCGTGCTGGTGGTCCTCGACGCGAGCGCGAGCATGCGGATCGGCAGGCCCCCGAAGTTCGGGCTGGCGGCGGGCGTGGCGGGCGCGCTGGCCTTCGTGGCGCTGGCGGGGGGCGACGCCGTGCAGGCCTTCACCTTCGGGCGCAGCGTGCGCGTCTCGGCGCGCTTGCAGGGCGTGAACCGCGCCACCGAACTGCTGGGCTGGCTGGGTCAGGCACACGCGGAGGGAGCGGGCACGCTGGAGGAGGCCGTGGGCCGCGCCGCCTCCCGCGCGCCCCGGGGCGCCCTGGTGATCCTGGTCAGCGATTTCCTGTCGGAAGACGCCCTGCGCGCCCTGGACACCGCGCACGCCCGGGCGCAGGAGGTGCTGGCCGTGCAGGTGCTGGCCCCCGAGGAACGGGAACCGGAACGCCTGCGCGCCGCGCCGGGCCGGGCCGACCCCCTGCGCCTGGACGACGTGGAGGGCGGGGGCAGCGCGGTCGTCACCCTGGACGACGCGACGCTGGACCGCTACCGCCGGGCGCTGGCCGCCTGGACCGCCGAACTGCGCGCCGCCCTGGCCCGGCACGGGGGCCGACTGGTCCAGGTGCAGGCCGACCAGCCGCTGGGGGAGGTGATGCTGCGTGAGTTCCTGGCGCGCGGCATCATCAGGTGA
- a CDS encoding AAA family ATPase, with the protein MTQTAPDSILARLDERLDALRRAKAAIHEVVVGQGEVVDQVLVALLAGGHVLVEGAPGMGKTLLVRTVADVFGLRMGRVQFTPDLMPADITGTLVLSPDERGVNRLEFMPGPIFAQLLLADEVNRATPKTQSALLEAMQEGTVTVAGEGRPLPRPFFVLATQNPIEQEGTYLLPEAQLDRFFFKVDVPFPDAGVLGRILAQTTGLHGVEARACLTAAELLEAQRTVRALPVSPDVVDTISRLIVSTQPSRPESGPEVRRFVRFGVSPRGAQTLVLAAKAQAMLAGRAHVSLTDVRAVLLPALRHRFQLNFEGVAEGVDKDALLTRLLDAQVK; encoded by the coding sequence ATGACCCAGACCGCCCCCGATTCGATCCTCGCCCGCCTCGACGAGCGGCTGGACGCCCTGCGCCGCGCGAAGGCCGCCATTCACGAGGTCGTGGTGGGGCAGGGCGAGGTGGTCGATCAGGTGCTGGTGGCGCTGCTGGCGGGCGGGCACGTGCTGGTGGAAGGTGCCCCCGGCATGGGCAAGACGCTGCTGGTGCGGACGGTCGCGGACGTGTTCGGCCTCCGGATGGGCCGCGTCCAGTTCACGCCGGACCTGATGCCCGCCGACATCACCGGCACGCTGGTCCTCTCGCCCGACGAGCGGGGCGTGAACCGCCTGGAATTCATGCCGGGGCCGATCTTCGCGCAGCTCCTGCTGGCCGACGAGGTGAACCGGGCCACGCCCAAGACCCAGTCGGCGCTGCTGGAGGCGATGCAGGAAGGCACCGTCACCGTCGCGGGGGAGGGCCGCCCGCTGCCCCGGCCCTTTTTCGTGCTGGCGACGCAGAATCCCATCGAGCAGGAGGGCACCTACCTGCTGCCGGAAGCGCAGCTCGACCGCTTCTTCTTTAAGGTGGACGTGCCGTTCCCCGACGCGGGGGTGCTGGGCCGCATCCTCGCGCAGACGACCGGGCTGCACGGGGTGGAGGCTCGGGCGTGCCTGACGGCGGCGGAACTGCTGGAGGCGCAGCGGACGGTGCGGGCGCTGCCCGTGTCGCCAGACGTGGTGGACACGATCTCGCGGCTGATCGTGAGCACGCAGCCGTCCAGGCCCGAGAGCGGCCCGGAGGTGCGGCGCTTCGTGCGCTTCGGAGTCAGCCCGCGCGGCGCGCAGACGCTGGTGCTGGCGGCCAAGGCGCAGGCCATGCTGGCGGGCCGCGCGCACGTCAGCCTGACCGACGTGCGGGCGGTGCTGCTGCCCGCCCTGCGCCACCGCTTCCAGCTCAACTTCGAGGGCGTGGCCGAGGGCGTGGACAAGGACGCGCTGCTGACGCGCCTGCTGGACGCGCAGGTGAAGTGA
- a CDS encoding ABC transporter ATP-binding protein produces the protein MTGSLDFRDVTVRYGAAPPVLAGLTLTVTPGEVVAVIGRSGCGKTTLLHLAAGLLVPQAGQVTFGGEVRTGYVFQEPRLLPWLTLEGNLRLTSPPDRHGHIAAELARVGLRGQERRYPGELSLGMAQRAAVARALLLRPNLLLLDEPFSALDELTASELRAELAGLLRETRPTTLLVTHNPAEAVFLADRVVALAGTPAAVRGEVRVTLPRPRDPDDPAAARAVREVRQLLGGERVPV, from the coding sequence GTGACGGGCAGCCTCGACTTCCGGGATGTGACGGTGCGCTACGGCGCGGCCCCGCCGGTCCTGGCCGGGCTGACGCTGACCGTGACGCCCGGGGAGGTCGTGGCGGTGATCGGCCGCAGCGGGTGCGGCAAGACGACCCTGCTGCACCTGGCCGCCGGGCTGCTGGTTCCCCAGGCCGGGCAGGTGACCTTCGGCGGCGAGGTTCGCACCGGGTACGTGTTTCAGGAACCGCGCCTGCTGCCCTGGCTGACATTGGAAGGCAATCTGCGCCTGACCAGTCCGCCCGACCGTCACGGGCACATCGCGGCGGAGCTGGCGCGGGTGGGGCTGCGGGGGCAGGAGCGGCGCTACCCGGGCGAGCTGTCCCTGGGCATGGCGCAGCGGGCCGCCGTCGCCCGCGCCCTGCTGCTGCGCCCGAACCTGCTGCTGCTCGATGAGCCCTTCAGCGCCCTCGACGAGCTGACCGCCAGCGAACTGCGCGCCGAACTCGCCGGACTGCTGCGTGAGACGCGGCCCACGACGCTGCTGGTGACGCACAACCCCGCCGAGGCGGTCTTCCTGGCCGACCGGGTGGTGGCCCTGGCCGGAACGCCCGCCGCCGTCCGGGGCGAGGTCCGGGTCACGCTGCCCCGCCCGCGTGACCCCGACGACCCCGCCGCCGCCCGCGCCGTGCGCGAGGTGCGTCAGTTGCTCGGCGGGGAGCGGGTGCCGGTATGA
- a CDS encoding ABC transporter permease has translation MQRTARRLSAAPPVRPGWGRWVLPAAGLLLLVLAWPLASALLGADVFPGPAETLRFLAREAARGTLWTNVGITLWRVLSAFALALLIGTPLGWALGTHPRFAALAAPWLAVGLTVPRILILLAAYLLIGLNERALVAAITLILLPTVAVQVREGVRALDPRLADMARAFRVSPAQTLRHVTLPQLWPSLLGAARVTLSLSWKMVVFGEVFGRTSGVGYLIAFYFQQFEMRGILAYGLVMTLILSAIDYGLAALGERAFAWRRSR, from the coding sequence ATGCAGCGCACGGCCCGCCGCCTGAGCGCCGCGCCCCCCGTCCGGCCCGGGTGGGGCCGCTGGGTGCTGCCCGCGGCGGGCCTGCTGCTGCTCGTGCTGGCGTGGCCGCTGGCGAGCGCGCTGCTGGGCGCGGACGTGTTTCCCGGTCCCGCTGAAACGCTGCGGTTCCTGGCGCGGGAGGCGGCGCGGGGCACCCTCTGGACGAATGTGGGAATCACCCTCTGGCGGGTGCTGTCGGCCTTCGCGCTGGCGCTGCTGATCGGCACGCCGCTGGGCTGGGCGCTGGGCACCCACCCGCGCTTCGCGGCGCTGGCAGCCCCCTGGCTGGCGGTGGGCCTGACGGTGCCGCGCATCCTGATCCTGCTGGCCGCGTACCTGCTGATCGGCCTCAACGAACGGGCGCTGGTGGCGGCCATCACGCTGATCCTGCTGCCCACGGTGGCGGTGCAGGTCCGCGAGGGGGTGCGGGCGCTCGACCCCCGACTGGCGGACATGGCCCGCGCCTTCCGCGTCTCCCCGGCGCAAACTCTCCGCCACGTCACGCTGCCGCAGCTCTGGCCGTCGCTGCTGGGCGCGGCGCGGGTCACGCTGAGCCTCTCGTGGAAGATGGTGGTGTTCGGTGAGGTGTTCGGGCGCACCAGCGGCGTGGGGTACCTGATCGCCTTCTACTTCCAGCAGTTCGAGATGCGCGGCATCCTGGCCTACGGGCTGGTGATGACGCTGATCCTGTCGGCCATCGACTACGGCCTGGCCGCGCTGGGCGAGCGGGCGTTCGCGTGGCGGAGGTCCCGGTGA
- a CDS encoding ABC transporter substrate-binding protein, with protein sequence MARQGDQRGRGAAARWALAGALLLAGQAQAQRSISVGLQAGGTLSWVTYAIGYFGIDRDLGLKVNAKTYASKDATRVALRSGDAQVVVDDFLEVTLLRQKGFDVTAVYPFSLLTGGVIVPAASDIRTVADLKGKTIGATSLTDKTLLILRAYARARAGFDPQTASQVASVSSPLMEQFMTRGEIQAGIPFWHHGARMVSTGKYRQLISSADLLRGLGLAPNVPLLYLIARNDTDPETLRLFVKAALLAEDRMKRDDGYWDAMLKEGLYNLPDRAQLPALRAQWAAGLPKGWSSADLNNTLLLTRKMIEVAGPDVVGLTRLDTRAFNTRFRP encoded by the coding sequence GTGGCTCGTCAAGGGGATCAGCGGGGCAGGGGAGCGGCGGCCCGGTGGGCACTGGCGGGGGCGCTGCTCCTGGCAGGGCAGGCGCAGGCGCAGCGCAGCATCAGCGTGGGCCTTCAGGCGGGCGGCACCCTCTCCTGGGTCACGTACGCCATCGGGTATTTCGGCATCGACCGCGACCTGGGCCTCAAGGTGAACGCCAAGACCTACGCCAGCAAGGACGCCACACGGGTCGCGCTACGTTCGGGCGACGCGCAGGTCGTGGTGGACGATTTTCTGGAGGTCACGCTGCTGCGCCAGAAGGGCTTCGACGTGACGGCCGTGTATCCCTTCAGCCTGCTGACGGGCGGCGTAATCGTGCCCGCCGCGAGTGACATCCGCACCGTCGCGGACCTGAAGGGCAAGACCATCGGCGCGACCAGCCTCACCGACAAGACGCTGCTGATCCTGCGCGCCTACGCCCGCGCCAGGGCGGGCTTCGATCCCCAGACGGCCAGCCAGGTCGCCTCGGTGTCGAGTCCGCTGATGGAGCAGTTCATGACGCGCGGCGAGATTCAGGCGGGGATTCCCTTCTGGCACCACGGCGCGCGGATGGTGAGCACCGGCAAGTACCGGCAACTGATTTCCAGCGCCGACCTGCTGCGCGGCCTGGGCCTGGCGCCGAACGTGCCGCTGCTGTACCTGATCGCCCGCAACGACACCGACCCCGAGACGCTGCGGCTGTTCGTGAAGGCCGCCTTGCTGGCCGAGGACCGCATGAAACGCGACGACGGGTACTGGGACGCGATGCTGAAAGAAGGTCTTTACAACCTCCCTGACCGGGCGCAACTCCCCGCCCTGCGCGCGCAGTGGGCCGCCGGACTCCCGAAAGGGTGGAGTTCGGCCGACCTGAACAACACGCTGCTGCTGACCCGCAAGATGATCGAGGTGGCCGGGCCGGACGTGGTGGGCCTGACCCGGCTGGACACCCGCGCCTTCAACACCCGTTTCCGGCCCTGA